The following proteins are encoded in a genomic region of Actinomadura sp. NAK00032:
- a CDS encoding phosphatase PAP2 family protein translates to MNRGAPPGPAGAAAGEDGGRAASAAREIATALAVLVVYLVFTHAFSGDRAVSDAHGRALLEFERWAGLDAERPLNEFLTRHGWLGAVAAWEYATTYVVGTFGFLAWLWWRRSPAYPWARNTLILVTLIAICCFALWPATPPRLLPGEGYTDIIALHHPPATWGTGVVSAGANPYAAMPSLHIGWVAWIGAAALRARCGPLFAWLCALHLAVTALVIVATSAHYVVDIPGGLLLVPAAAAAEAARARLVRGRPVRGRRGATGPGRVRREQRVAAADAFFLHVESRDVPQVVGGVAEFAGPGPSAERVRALLADRLPRLPRLTQRVRPGGALRRPRWVEAGAVDLRRHVREVRLPPGGGRGALDGLVARLVAEPLDHGRPLWRFCLVRRGPDGPDAVVILFHHAIADGIGVVDILRGVLEPALPDAAPARGPGGLARAAAVLPGLVLLGLDGTARTVSVTGALGPERVFGTATLPLGRVRAVARAAGVRITDVLLALVGEVVADVLAGRGEPAGGRPLRAAVPMTLRAPEPPGRGRTAVPGNLTAALRLDVPVGRMPVLDRLAAVHAAAEPRRRSGRTAASTAAMRLMGALPPPLHARAARGTYRAGFFGGIVSNMPGPPLPMSLAGAPLGDVHPILPLADGVPFAVGALSWNGSLHVSVTAEPRVLPEGAAFPDGLLRAFERLAAAGAGGGAGSGAGSEAQSGTA, encoded by the coding sequence CGGGGAGCGCCGCCCGGCCCCGCCGGGGCGGCGGCGGGCGAGGACGGGGGACGGGCCGCGTCGGCCGCGCGGGAGATCGCCACCGCGCTGGCCGTCCTGGTCGTCTACCTGGTCTTCACCCACGCCTTCAGCGGGGACCGCGCGGTCAGCGATGCGCACGGGCGAGCCCTGCTGGAGTTCGAGCGGTGGGCGGGCCTGGACGCCGAGCGCCCGCTGAACGAGTTCCTGACCCGGCACGGATGGCTCGGCGCGGTCGCCGCGTGGGAGTACGCGACGACCTACGTGGTCGGTACCTTCGGTTTCCTGGCCTGGCTGTGGTGGCGCCGCAGCCCCGCCTACCCCTGGGCGCGCAACACGCTGATCCTGGTGACGCTGATCGCGATCTGCTGCTTCGCCCTGTGGCCGGCGACGCCCCCGCGACTGCTGCCGGGCGAGGGGTACACCGACATCATCGCGCTGCACCATCCCCCCGCCACCTGGGGCACCGGGGTCGTGTCCGCGGGCGCCAACCCTTACGCGGCCATGCCGAGCCTGCACATCGGCTGGGTCGCGTGGATCGGGGCGGCCGCCCTCCGCGCCCGGTGCGGCCCGCTCTTCGCCTGGCTCTGCGCCCTGCACCTGGCCGTGACCGCCCTGGTGATCGTCGCGACCTCCGCGCACTACGTCGTCGACATCCCGGGCGGGCTGCTGCTCGTCCCCGCCGCCGCGGCGGCCGAGGCGGCGCGGGCCCGGCTCGTGCGGGGCCGGCCGGTGCGGGGCCGCCGCGGCGCGACCGGGCCGGGACGGGTCCGCCGGGAGCAGCGGGTCGCCGCCGCCGACGCGTTCTTCCTGCACGTCGAGAGCCGGGACGTCCCGCAGGTGGTGGGCGGGGTCGCCGAGTTCGCCGGCCCCGGGCCGTCCGCCGAGCGGGTGCGCGCGCTGCTCGCCGACCGGCTGCCCCGGCTGCCGCGCCTCACCCAGCGGGTCCGCCCCGGCGGCGCGCTGCGGCGGCCGCGCTGGGTCGAGGCCGGCGCCGTCGACCTGCGCCGGCACGTCCGGGAGGTGCGGCTGCCGCCCGGCGGGGGCCGCGGCGCGCTGGACGGACTCGTCGCCCGCCTCGTCGCCGAGCCGCTGGACCACGGGCGCCCGCTGTGGCGGTTCTGCCTCGTCCGCCGCGGCCCGGACGGCCCCGACGCCGTCGTGATCCTCTTCCACCACGCCATCGCGGACGGGATCGGCGTCGTCGACATCCTGCGCGGCGTCCTGGAGCCCGCCCTCCCGGACGCCGCCCCGGCGCGCGGCCCCGGCGGGCTCGCGCGCGCCGCCGCCGTCCTGCCCGGCCTGGTCCTGCTCGGCCTCGACGGGACGGCCCGGACCGTGTCCGTCACCGGGGCGCTCGGCCCGGAGCGCGTCTTCGGCACCGCCACGCTCCCGCTCGGCCGGGTGCGCGCGGTCGCCCGCGCCGCCGGCGTCCGGATCACCGATGTGCTCCTCGCCCTGGTCGGCGAGGTCGTCGCGGACGTGCTGGCGGGGCGCGGCGAACCGGCGGGCGGCCGGCCGCTGCGCGCCGCCGTGCCGATGACGCTGCGCGCCCCCGAGCCCCCCGGCCGCGGCCGCACCGCCGTGCCCGGCAACCTCACCGCCGCGCTCCGGCTCGACGTGCCCGTGGGGCGGATGCCCGTCCTGGACCGGCTGGCGGCGGTGCACGCGGCGGCCGAGCCGCGCCGCAGGTCCGGCCGCACCGCGGCGAGCACCGCCGCGATGCGGCTGATGGGCGCGCTGCCCCCGCCGCTGCACGCGCGCGCGGCGCGCGGCACCTACCGGGCGGGGTTCTTCGGTGGGATCGTCTCCAATATGCCGGGACCGCCGCTGCCGATGTCGCTCGCGGGCGCGCCGCTCGGCGACGTCCACCCGATCCTGCCGCTCGCCGACGGCGTCCCGTTCGCGGTGGGCGCGCTCAGCTGGAACGGGTCGCTGCACGTCTCGGTCACCGCCGAGCCGCGGGTGCTCCCCGAGGGGGCCGCGTTCCCGGACGGCCTGCTGCGGGCCTTCGAGCGGCTGGCCGCCGCCGGGGCGGGCGGCGGCGCCGGCAGCGGCGCGGGCAGCGAGGCGCAGAGCGGGACGGCGTGA
- a CDS encoding DMT family transporter: MAWSVGFSLVAAFLFAAAAALQYRAARRAVHGRSDASAAHGLIRRLVRDPVWLTGWGVNLAGFCAQAVALHFGSTAIVQPLLVSQLVFTIVLGTVGTGRRPARLDLLGGLAVSAGLAVLFTVPGAIPPEGEPSRPRILLAGLIAAPAVVVLSRAAWLRAGPVRAALLGVCAGLCFAATAVLIKLTTADLVDRGVAATAVDWPGYALAGSTLLGLVLEQRAFAAGSLPAAMTAMTMTNPIASYLVAALAFETLPPRTAAAFTAVSFSVLLLTGGVALLSRSAHAARGRDDPPTLPA, translated from the coding sequence ATGGCGTGGTCGGTCGGCTTCAGCCTCGTCGCCGCGTTCCTGTTCGCCGCGGCCGCCGCGCTGCAGTACCGGGCCGCGCGCCGCGCCGTGCACGGCCGCTCGGACGCGAGCGCCGCGCACGGCCTGATCCGCCGGCTCGTCCGGGACCCGGTGTGGCTGACCGGGTGGGGGGTGAACCTGGCGGGCTTCTGCGCGCAGGCGGTCGCCCTGCACTTCGGGTCCACCGCCATCGTCCAGCCGCTGCTGGTCAGCCAGCTCGTCTTCACCATCGTGCTCGGCACGGTCGGCACCGGGCGCCGCCCCGCGCGGCTGGACCTGCTCGGCGGCCTCGCCGTGTCGGCCGGCCTCGCGGTGCTGTTCACGGTGCCGGGCGCGATCCCGCCGGAGGGCGAGCCGTCCCGGCCGCGGATCCTGCTCGCCGGGCTGATCGCGGCGCCGGCGGTCGTCGTGCTGTCCCGCGCGGCGTGGCTGCGCGCGGGCCCGGTGCGGGCCGCGCTCCTCGGCGTCTGCGCGGGGCTGTGCTTCGCCGCCACCGCCGTGCTGATCAAGCTCACCACCGCCGACCTCGTCGACCGCGGCGTCGCCGCCACGGCGGTGGACTGGCCCGGCTACGCGCTCGCCGGCAGCACGCTGCTCGGGCTCGTGCTGGAGCAGCGGGCGTTCGCCGCCGGGTCGCTGCCCGCCGCGATGACCGCGATGACGATGACCAACCCGATCGCCTCCTACCTGGTCGCCGCGCTGGCGTTCGAGACGCTGCCGCCGCGCACCGCCGCCGCGTTCACCGCCGTCTCGTTCAGCGTCCTGCTGCTCACCGGCGGGGTGGCGCTGCTGTCGCGGTCCGCGCACGCCGCCCGCGGCCGCGACGACCCCCCGACCCTCCCGGCGTAG
- a CDS encoding CdaR family transcriptional regulator, translating to MTEGPMPAELPEMLRQHLQAAVDEMEREIRDQVPEYAGDDGGEYAKRVERTVGDTVAFFIDSVDHPDADARTLTELYMRLGEEEARQGRSLAALQNAMRVSSQVACRRFIKDAYRLGWSRETLGRLTDSLFMLLARVADAAAQGYARQQGQLATERERRRDRLRDLLVSEPPPAPEAIAELAAAARWDPPKSIALIALPAGAPAGARILPPGVLAGWDAPVPFLVVPDPEGPGQERLWPVLRRLGPAAIGPTVPLGQGAVSLRWARHALTLAERGMLPGDAPVRCAEHIAALAAFAADELVGATAGAVLGPLLELAPARRQPLAETLLTYLECGDNAVIAAERLHIHEQTVRYRLRRITELTGGRFAETDGRLDLMLMLSWLVRSGRAATA from the coding sequence ATGACAGAAGGGCCGATGCCCGCCGAGCTGCCGGAGATGCTGCGGCAGCACCTCCAGGCCGCCGTGGACGAGATGGAGCGGGAGATCCGCGACCAGGTCCCCGAGTACGCGGGCGACGACGGCGGCGAGTACGCCAAGCGCGTGGAGCGGACGGTCGGCGACACCGTCGCGTTCTTCATCGACTCCGTCGACCACCCGGACGCCGACGCGCGCACCCTGACCGAGCTGTACATGCGGCTCGGCGAGGAGGAGGCCCGGCAGGGCCGCAGCCTCGCCGCGCTGCAGAACGCGATGCGGGTCAGCAGCCAGGTCGCCTGCCGCCGCTTCATCAAGGACGCCTACCGGCTCGGCTGGTCCCGCGAGACGCTGGGCCGGCTGACCGACTCGCTGTTCATGCTGCTCGCACGGGTCGCCGACGCCGCCGCGCAGGGCTACGCGCGCCAGCAGGGCCAGCTGGCCACCGAGCGGGAGCGCCGCCGCGACCGGCTGCGGGACCTGCTGGTGAGCGAGCCGCCGCCCGCGCCGGAGGCGATCGCCGAGCTGGCGGCGGCGGCCCGCTGGGACCCGCCGAAGAGCATCGCGCTGATCGCGCTGCCGGCCGGCGCGCCCGCCGGCGCCCGGATCCTGCCGCCCGGCGTGCTGGCCGGGTGGGACGCGCCGGTCCCGTTCCTCGTGGTGCCCGACCCGGAGGGCCCCGGCCAGGAGCGGCTGTGGCCGGTGCTGCGGCGGCTCGGCCCGGCCGCGATCGGCCCGACCGTGCCGCTCGGGCAGGGCGCGGTCTCGCTGCGCTGGGCCCGGCACGCGCTGACGCTGGCCGAGCGCGGCATGCTGCCCGGGGACGCCCCGGTCCGGTGCGCCGAGCACATCGCGGCGCTGGCCGCCTTCGCCGCGGACGAGCTGGTCGGCGCGACCGCCGGTGCCGTCCTCGGGCCGCTGCTGGAGCTGGCCCCGGCCCGCCGGCAGCCGCTCGCCGAGACGCTGCTGACCTACCTGGAGTGCGGCGACAACGCGGTGATCGCGGCGGAGCGGCTGCACATCCACGAGCAGACCGTCCGGTACCGGCTGCGCCGCATCACCGAGCTGACCGGCGGGCGGTTCGCCGAGACCGACGGGCGCCTCGACCTCATGCTGATGCTGAGCTGGCTGGTGCGCAGCGGCCGCGCCGCCACCGCCTGA